The following coding sequences are from one Corticium candelabrum chromosome 20, ooCorCand1.1, whole genome shotgun sequence window:
- the LOC134195830 gene encoding endoribonuclease LACTB2-like — MRSSIVNMSSVLPTIERLSSRVIRILGLNPGPFTLQGTNTYLVGTGRRRILIDTGEGREGYPALVKEVLQQQDCNIEHVLVTHWHGDHVGGIRDVCELQTDDTVSLFKFPRLSTRDETIGVNISYSFLNKEEEVFETEGATLRALYTPGHTDDHMAIILEEENALFSGDCILGEGTAVFEDLYDYMKSLQRLSALNPTKIYPGHGPVVENAKEVMEGYIAHRNQREKQILDVLESGEQSGYSAMDLVKVIYKDTPEHLHVAAASNVAHHLQKLCKENRICRSDVGERWTVSKL; from the exons ATGCGTAGTTCCATTGTAAATATGAGTTCAGTCTTACCGACGATAGAAAGGCTTTCATCTCGTGTAATACGTATTCTAGGATTGAACCCGGGGCCGTTTACGCTTCAGGGCACGAATACATATTTGGTTGGCACGGGAAGAAGAAGAATATTGATTGACACTGGAGAGGGTCGAGAAGGCTATCCTGCACTCGTTAAGGAGGTGCTACAGCAACAGGACTGCAACATCGAGCACGTGCTTGTGACTCACTGGCACGGTGACCATGTAGGAGGAATCAGAGATGTGTGtgagttgcagacag ATGATACGGTCTCGCTCTTTAAATTTCCTAGACTCTCGACACGAGACGAAACAATTGGAGTGAACATTTCTTACTCATTCTTGAATAAAGAAGAGGAGGTTTTTGAGACAGAGGGGGCAACACTGAGAGCCTTGTACACTCCAGGTCATACTGATGACCACATGGCCATCATCCTGGAAGAAGAGAATGCACTGTTTTCAGGAGACTGCATTCTAGGCGAAGGAACGGCA GTGTTTGAAGACTTATACGACTACATGAAGTCATTGCAACGACTCTCTGCTCTCAACCCAACCAAAATCTACCCCGGCCATGGACCAGTTGTGGAGAATGCCAAAGAGGTTATGGAGGGTTACATAGCTCACAGAAATCAACGAGAAAAACAG ATTTTAGATGTGTTGGAATCCGGTGAGCAAAGTGGGTACTCTGCTATGGATCTAGTGAAAGTCATTTATAAG GACACACCTGAACATCTTCATGTTGCTGCTGCCAGCAATGTTGCTCACCATTTACAAAAATTGTGTAAAGAGAATCGAATAT GTCGTTCTGACGTGGGAGAGCGGTGGACTGTTAGCAAACTGTGA